Proteins encoded together in one Chitinophaga lutea window:
- a CDS encoding TonB-dependent receptor, which translates to MRYRIIHTLLFITISFGAYSQQKVTLSGTITIKTSTETINGASIFIPEAKVSTITNAYGFYSITLPKGDYTIVISCIGFDNIREHISLTENTRKDFSMLEKSKTLDEVVIKYNNSASNIQKPEMSVNKLSIATIKKMPAVMGEVDILKAILQLPGVSNAQEGSTGFNVRGGSVDGNLILLDEAVVYNTSHLFGFFSVFNADVIKDLKLYKGGIPANFGGRTSSVLDIYQKEGNNKEYHITGGIGAVSSRLLAEGPIVKDKSSFVVAGRASYAHLFMKLADNANAVSFYDLNAKLNYKINNNNRLFLSGYFGMDKMDFSNFFKNNYSNSFFNLRWNHIFSDKFFSNASVIYSKYDYGLKIKFAGLDWESDIRNYNLKYNFNHHLSDKLVLNYGVNSIYYQFNPGTIKPMDATSPVNASQIEKKYAWENALYISAEQKLTDKLSLNYGLRYSHFQRLGAQNVNNYAKNQAVSFNPELQIYEEGTPASITHYKKNEKIIDFGNLEPRLAVSYAINDDQSIKASYNRMSQYIHLISNTASVSPLDIWAPSDQYLKPEILDQVALGYFRNFRNGKYSLETEAFYKKIKNKADYIDGAELIAHKAIEQVLLNGEARAYGLEVMLKKNTGKLTGWLSYTLSKAEQRTPGRTAEEPGINNGEWYRANYDKTHNLSLTAAYQLTKKWSFGGIFTYQTGKAATYPIGKYQYQGITIANYGERNINSLPAYHHLDVSATYIPKPDSKKKWKGEWVFSIYNVYNRSNAASMMFEQNRETGLSEAKKVSIFGIIPGVTYNFKF; encoded by the coding sequence ATGAGATACAGGATCATTCATACACTGCTGTTTATAACCATTTCCTTCGGGGCCTATTCACAGCAGAAAGTCACCTTAAGTGGAACAATCACCATAAAAACAAGTACCGAAACAATAAACGGCGCAAGCATTTTCATCCCGGAAGCAAAAGTTTCAACAATTACCAATGCGTATGGTTTTTATTCCATCACCCTGCCCAAAGGAGACTATACCATCGTCATCAGCTGTATAGGATTCGACAATATCAGGGAACATATCTCTCTGACGGAAAACACCAGGAAAGATTTTTCGATGCTTGAAAAAAGTAAAACGTTAGACGAGGTAGTGATCAAATATAATAATTCAGCCAGCAACATCCAGAAACCGGAAATGAGTGTGAACAAACTCTCCATCGCCACCATCAAAAAGATGCCGGCCGTTATGGGCGAGGTAGACATTCTGAAAGCTATCCTGCAACTTCCGGGCGTTTCCAATGCACAGGAAGGATCAACCGGTTTTAACGTCAGAGGAGGTTCGGTCGACGGCAATCTGATATTGCTGGATGAAGCCGTTGTTTACAATACGTCACACCTGTTCGGCTTTTTCTCCGTTTTTAATGCGGACGTGATTAAAGATCTGAAATTATACAAAGGTGGCATACCCGCTAATTTCGGTGGGCGCACTTCATCTGTTCTGGATATTTATCAAAAAGAAGGGAACAACAAAGAATACCACATAACGGGTGGAATTGGGGCGGTTTCGAGCAGACTATTGGCAGAAGGCCCTATCGTAAAAGATAAAAGTTCATTCGTGGTTGCCGGCCGCGCTTCTTATGCTCATTTGTTCATGAAATTGGCAGACAACGCCAACGCCGTTTCCTTTTATGATCTGAATGCCAAACTGAATTATAAAATCAATAACAACAACAGGCTTTTCCTTTCAGGATATTTCGGTATGGATAAAATGGATTTCAGTAATTTTTTCAAAAACAATTATAGCAACTCATTCTTTAATCTTCGCTGGAATCATATCTTTTCCGATAAATTCTTTTCCAATGCATCGGTCATTTACAGCAAGTACGATTATGGCCTGAAGATAAAATTTGCTGGCCTTGATTGGGAATCGGACATCCGCAATTATAATCTGAAGTACAATTTCAACCACCACCTGTCCGACAAGCTGGTTTTGAATTATGGCGTCAATTCCATCTATTACCAGTTCAACCCCGGCACCATAAAACCTATGGATGCCACATCGCCTGTCAATGCCAGCCAGATTGAAAAAAAATATGCCTGGGAAAATGCATTGTATATCAGCGCCGAGCAAAAACTCACGGATAAACTATCATTGAATTATGGACTGCGATATAGCCATTTCCAACGGTTGGGCGCGCAAAATGTAAACAATTATGCCAAAAATCAGGCGGTATCTTTTAACCCGGAGTTACAAATTTACGAGGAAGGAACGCCTGCCAGCATCACTCATTACAAAAAAAACGAAAAGATCATTGATTTTGGAAATCTGGAACCTCGCCTGGCAGTTTCTTACGCCATTAATGACGACCAATCCATCAAGGCGAGTTATAACCGGATGAGTCAGTATATCCATTTAATCTCCAACACGGCTTCCGTCTCCCCGCTCGATATCTGGGCGCCGAGCGACCAATATTTGAAACCCGAAATTCTTGACCAGGTCGCATTGGGCTATTTCAGAAATTTCCGCAATGGAAAATACTCTTTGGAAACAGAGGCTTTTTACAAGAAAATTAAAAACAAGGCAGATTACATTGACGGCGCCGAATTGATTGCCCACAAGGCCATAGAACAGGTATTGCTCAACGGGGAAGCAAGGGCTTACGGACTGGAGGTGATGCTGAAGAAAAATACCGGAAAACTGACAGGCTGGCTTTCTTACACACTTTCCAAAGCAGAGCAGCGCACACCGGGAAGAACCGCGGAAGAACCGGGCATTAACAACGGCGAATGGTATCGCGCCAATTACGATAAAACGCATAACCTTTCACTTACAGCCGCGTATCAACTGACAAAAAAATGGAGTTTTGGCGGCATTTTCACCTACCAAACAGGAAAGGCGGCAACTTATCCCATCGGCAAGTATCAGTACCAGGGGATTACGATTGCGAATTACGGAGAGCGAAACATCAATTCGCTTCCGGCCTATCATCACCTGGATGTATCGGCCACCTACATACCCAAACCCGACAGCAAAAAAAAGTGGAAAGGTGAATGGGTGTTCAGCATTTACAATGTTTACAATAGAAGTAACGCCGCATCCATGATGTTCGAGCAAAACAGGGAAACAGGGTTGAGCGAAGCAAAGAAAGTATCGATTTTCGGTATCATTCCCGGTGTGACTTACAATTTCAAATTTTAA
- a CDS encoding DUF4249 domain-containing protein: MRNRLEYLFAASCFLLSCTKVVEVDLETAEPKLVIDASIDWVKGTTGNEQKVKLSTTTGYYSKTFPTVSGADIVITNSENTVFSFTESPGTGEYICSGFHPVIGETYTLKVVLNGEVYTATETCIGVPDIEDSIVQNNNGGFGGDEMEIAYSYQDNGNEENHYLHRILSPASTFPDYKAQDDANSQGKLMQEYFSDEKLKTGDRINIRLYGISKRYYNYFRKLLTASGAGAGPFQTTPGSVRGNITNQTHSANFAYGYFRLSEVDVKDYTIR, encoded by the coding sequence ATGAGAAATAGACTTGAATACCTGTTTGCTGCATCCTGCTTTCTTCTGTCGTGCACAAAAGTAGTGGAAGTGGATCTGGAAACAGCAGAACCGAAACTGGTCATTGACGCATCGATTGATTGGGTAAAGGGTACGACAGGCAATGAACAGAAAGTCAAACTCTCCACCACAACAGGATATTACAGCAAGACATTCCCTACCGTTTCAGGAGCGGACATCGTTATAACAAATTCCGAAAATACTGTTTTCAGTTTTACAGAAAGTCCCGGTACGGGCGAATATATATGCTCCGGTTTCCATCCGGTCATCGGGGAAACTTATACATTAAAAGTAGTTTTAAACGGGGAGGTTTATACCGCCACCGAAACCTGCATAGGTGTGCCGGATATTGAAGATAGTATTGTACAGAACAATAACGGAGGATTCGGAGGGGATGAAATGGAAATCGCATACAGCTACCAGGATAATGGCAATGAAGAAAATCACTATCTGCACCGTATTCTATCTCCGGCATCAACGTTTCCGGACTATAAAGCCCAGGATGACGCGAACAGCCAGGGCAAACTCATGCAGGAATATTTTTCTGACGAAAAGCTGAAAACCGGAGACAGGATAAACATCAGGCTGTATGGAATTTCAAAGAGATACTATAATTATTTCCGAAAATTATTAACCGCATCCGGAGCCGGTGCCGGCCCGTTTCAAACCACACCAGGTTCGGTGAGAGGAAATATCACCAATCAAACCCATTCCGCAAACTTCGCTTATGGATATTTCAGATTATCGGAAGTGGACGTAAAGGATTATACGATCCGGTAA
- a CDS encoding penicillin acylase family protein, whose product MRLIPLIVTIALVWALNHKWGSLPAFGMLLSPQHGFWQHAESLAITPEEELLVPGLQGEAQVWFDERMVAHVFAAQERDAYFIQGYLHAKNRLWQMELQTYAAGGRLCEILGANLLQYDRRKRREGMVFAAERAVAAIEADPVSKMQSDAYTAGVNAYIQTLRPRNYPLEYKLLGYSPEPWTNLKTALLIKYMSYDLASTTDDLEYTNARQLYGKEDFDLMYPDFPAQQAPIIPAGTAFPAATKHAVPPADSLLGEFYKLQSPVSDRDKGSNNWVVAGSKTRSGAPILCNDPHLELGLPSLFYEMQIKTPEMNVYGVSLPGAPGIIIGFNDHIGWGLTNGYMDVLDFYRMQFRNGKKEYLFNGEYRPAQLRLEEIKIRGDKPFIDTVAYTEWGPVMYDNTFPDLRSRERFLAMRWTAHDPSNELLAIYRLNHARNYDGYKSAMALWNCPAQNFVYAGKDSGDIAIWHNGRHPLRWKDQGKFVMPGSDSTYAWQGFIPQAENPHSYNPPEGFVSSANQAATDSTYPYHMFGYYDLFRGMRIKEQLSGMQGITPEDMMRLQKDNKNRLAEAALPFLGEFVNASSLTAAQRAYWKTMFAWDAVSAPDSKGATLFLLWWSALEQEIWNDDLVRDSIALRFPDEKTTLFWLMRDTAMHFVDNIRTPQHETLSDAVVTAFQRAADSAAVLDAAGKLTLGKFRGTDIRHLSRSLPALSRMGLNTGGGKHIVNATKKTTGPSWRMIVELGKETKAWGIYPGGQSGNPGSRFYDNMVDDWVDGKYYSLRLYDDKQTSSGIVKKIFFKPGT is encoded by the coding sequence ATGCGATTGATTCCCCTCATTGTAACGATTGCGCTCGTTTGGGCGCTCAATCACAAATGGGGCAGCCTGCCGGCGTTCGGCATGCTCCTGAGCCCCCAGCACGGTTTCTGGCAGCATGCGGAGTCGCTCGCCATTACGCCGGAAGAAGAACTGCTCGTGCCCGGCCTGCAGGGCGAGGCCCAGGTATGGTTCGACGAGCGCATGGTGGCCCACGTATTCGCCGCGCAGGAGCGCGACGCCTACTTTATACAGGGGTACCTGCACGCCAAAAACCGCCTCTGGCAGATGGAACTGCAAACCTACGCCGCCGGCGGGCGGCTGTGCGAGATACTCGGGGCCAACCTGCTGCAGTACGACCGCCGCAAGCGCCGCGAAGGCATGGTGTTCGCCGCCGAACGGGCCGTCGCCGCCATCGAGGCCGATCCCGTGTCGAAAATGCAGAGCGATGCCTACACCGCCGGCGTGAACGCGTACATCCAGACCCTGCGCCCCCGCAATTACCCGCTGGAATATAAACTGCTGGGTTATTCGCCCGAGCCCTGGACGAACCTGAAAACCGCCCTGCTCATCAAATACATGAGCTACGACCTGGCGTCCACCACCGACGACCTGGAATACACCAACGCCCGGCAGCTGTACGGCAAGGAAGATTTCGACCTTATGTACCCGGATTTCCCGGCACAGCAGGCGCCCATCATTCCCGCCGGCACCGCGTTCCCCGCCGCCACGAAACACGCCGTTCCGCCCGCAGACAGCCTGCTGGGGGAATTCTACAAACTGCAATCCCCCGTGAGCGACCGCGACAAAGGCAGCAACAACTGGGTGGTGGCCGGCAGCAAAACCCGCTCCGGCGCGCCGATTTTGTGTAACGACCCGCACCTGGAGCTCGGCCTGCCCTCGCTCTTTTACGAGATGCAGATCAAAACGCCGGAGATGAACGTGTACGGCGTATCGCTGCCCGGCGCGCCCGGCATCATCATCGGTTTTAACGATCACATCGGCTGGGGGCTGACCAACGGGTATATGGACGTGCTCGACTTTTACCGCATGCAGTTCCGCAACGGCAAAAAAGAATACCTCTTCAACGGCGAATACCGCCCCGCGCAACTGCGGCTGGAAGAGATCAAGATCCGCGGCGACAAACCTTTCATCGACACCGTGGCCTACACCGAATGGGGCCCCGTGATGTACGATAATACATTCCCCGACCTCCGCTCGCGCGAACGTTTCCTCGCCATGCGGTGGACGGCCCACGACCCCTCGAACGAACTGCTGGCCATTTACCGCCTCAATCACGCACGCAATTACGACGGGTATAAAAGCGCGATGGCGCTGTGGAACTGTCCCGCCCAGAACTTTGTATACGCCGGCAAAGATTCCGGCGACATCGCCATCTGGCACAACGGCCGCCATCCCCTCCGCTGGAAAGACCAGGGGAAATTCGTGATGCCCGGCTCCGACAGTACGTATGCGTGGCAGGGTTTCATACCCCAGGCCGAAAACCCGCACAGCTACAACCCGCCCGAAGGTTTCGTGAGCTCCGCCAACCAGGCCGCCACCGACAGTACGTACCCCTATCATATGTTCGGCTACTACGACCTGTTCCGCGGCATGCGCATAAAAGAGCAATTAAGCGGGATGCAGGGCATTACGCCGGAAGATATGATGCGGCTGCAGAAAGACAATAAAAACCGCCTGGCGGAGGCCGCATTGCCTTTTTTGGGCGAGTTCGTGAATGCGTCGAGCCTGACCGCCGCACAGCGGGCTTACTGGAAAACGATGTTCGCCTGGGACGCCGTGAGTGCGCCCGACAGCAAAGGCGCCACGCTGTTCCTGCTATGGTGGAGCGCGCTGGAGCAGGAAATCTGGAACGACGACCTCGTCCGCGACAGCATCGCCCTGCGTTTCCCCGACGAAAAAACGACGCTCTTCTGGCTCATGCGCGATACGGCGATGCATTTCGTGGACAATATCAGAACACCGCAACACGAAACTTTATCGGATGCCGTGGTGACCGCGTTCCAACGCGCGGCGGATTCCGCGGCCGTGCTCGATGCCGCCGGCAAACTCACGCTGGGGAAATTCCGGGGCACGGATATCCGGCACCTCTCGCGCAGCCTGCCCGCATTGAGCAGGATGGGCCTGAATACCGGCGGCGGCAAACACATCGTGAATGCGACGAAGAAAACCACCGGTCCCTCGTGGCGGATGATCGTGGAATTGGGGAAAGAAACGAAGGCGTGGGGGATTTATCCCGGCGGACAAAGCGGCAACCCTGGCAGCCGGTTTTATGATAATATGGTGGACGATTGGGTAGACGGAAAATATTATTCACTGCGTTTATATGATGATAAACAAACATCATCAGGCATCGTGAAGAAAATTTTTTTTAAGCCTGGAACGTAG
- a CDS encoding aminotransferase class I/II-fold pyridoxal phosphate-dependent enzyme, with translation MQNEGFLEDALRQRRQQHAFRQLRVQGQLVDFCSNDYLGLARSERVQEEAHTIAKQLHQVHGSGGSRLLAGNYELVEEAEKVLAAFHDAPAGLIYNSGYDANLGLFSCVPQKGDTIVYDQLIHASIRDGIRLSAATAYSFLHNNLADLQKKLDNAAGRIFVAVESVYSMDGDLAPLTEIAALCEKSGALLIVDEAHATGVIGGKGEGLVQALQLAGSCFARVHTFGKAVGCHGAVVLGSAVLRDYLINYSRSFIYTTALPPQAVAVILAAYGIFPDMQAERRHLQQLIQQFRAGVPEDRRLDSETPIQVVMAPGNEAARGLAQRLQLEGLDVRAILHPTVPRGGERLRVVLHSFNTEQEVAKLIRIIFP, from the coding sequence ATGCAAAATGAGGGATTTCTCGAAGATGCGCTGCGGCAGCGGCGGCAGCAGCATGCTTTCCGGCAGCTGCGGGTGCAGGGGCAACTGGTGGATTTCTGCTCCAACGATTACCTGGGCCTGGCCCGCAGCGAGCGGGTGCAGGAAGAGGCCCATACCATCGCCAAACAGCTGCACCAGGTGCACGGCAGCGGCGGGTCGCGACTGCTGGCCGGCAACTACGAGCTGGTAGAGGAAGCCGAAAAAGTGCTCGCCGCTTTCCACGACGCTCCTGCCGGGCTCATCTACAATTCCGGCTACGATGCTAATCTGGGCCTGTTTTCGTGCGTACCGCAGAAGGGCGACACCATCGTGTACGACCAGCTGATACACGCCTCCATCCGCGACGGCATCCGCCTCAGCGCCGCCACGGCCTATTCTTTCCTGCATAATAACCTCGCCGATCTGCAGAAAAAACTCGACAATGCCGCCGGCCGCATTTTTGTGGCCGTGGAGTCGGTCTATTCGATGGACGGCGACCTGGCGCCCCTCACGGAGATCGCCGCGCTCTGCGAGAAGTCCGGCGCACTGCTGATCGTGGACGAAGCCCATGCCACCGGCGTGATCGGCGGCAAGGGTGAGGGTCTCGTACAGGCGTTGCAGTTAGCCGGCAGCTGTTTCGCCCGGGTGCATACCTTCGGCAAGGCCGTTGGCTGCCATGGCGCCGTGGTGCTGGGCTCGGCCGTGCTGCGCGACTACCTTATCAACTATTCCCGGTCGTTCATTTATACCACCGCGCTGCCGCCCCAGGCTGTAGCCGTTATCCTGGCCGCGTACGGTATTTTCCCGGACATGCAGGCCGAACGGCGGCACCTGCAGCAGCTGATACAGCAATTCAGGGCCGGGGTGCCGGAAGACCGGCGGCTCGACAGCGAGACCCCCATCCAGGTGGTCATGGCGCCCGGTAACGAGGCCGCCCGAGGGTTGGCACAGCGATTGCAACTAGAAGGGTTAGACGTACGGGCCATTTTGCACCCGACGGTGCCCCGGGGAGGGGAACGGCTGCGGGTGGTGCTGCACAGTTTTAACACTGAACAGGAAGTGGCAAAATTGATCCGGATTATTTTTCCGTAA
- the miaE gene encoding tRNA-(ms[2]io[6]A)-hydroxylase, with protein sequence MSSKVSILGLKLPTDPRWVNLAAISLEEVLTDHAFCEQKAATSCISLIQRYPDKEKLVEELAPIVTEEWGHFRQVLAEMKKRGYTLGKQRKDEYVNALMLFQQKGGSPQDVLLDRLLIFALIEARSCERFRLLSEGLQDKYLQQFYYKFMVSEAGHYRLFIDLANEYIPEEKVKTRWQQWLAHEAEIIQHLTVRGDRMH encoded by the coding sequence ATGAGCAGTAAAGTTTCAATACTCGGCCTGAAGTTACCCACAGACCCGCGCTGGGTGAACCTGGCGGCGATTTCGCTGGAAGAAGTGCTGACCGACCACGCTTTTTGCGAACAGAAAGCGGCTACTTCCTGCATCTCGCTGATCCAGCGGTACCCGGATAAAGAAAAGCTCGTGGAAGAACTGGCGCCGATCGTGACGGAAGAATGGGGCCATTTCCGGCAGGTGCTGGCGGAAATGAAAAAACGGGGCTACACCCTGGGCAAACAGCGGAAAGACGAATATGTGAACGCGCTCATGCTCTTCCAGCAAAAAGGCGGCTCCCCGCAGGATGTGCTGCTCGACCGCCTGCTGATCTTCGCCCTCATCGAAGCGCGCAGCTGCGAGCGCTTCCGGCTGTTGAGCGAAGGCCTGCAAGACAAATATCTCCAGCAGTTCTATTATAAATTTATGGTATCCGAAGCGGGCCACTACCGCCTGTTCATCGACCTGGCCAACGAATACATCCCCGAAGAAAAAGTAAAGACCCGCTGGCAGCAATGGCTGGCCCACGAAGCGGAGATCATCCAGCACCTCACCGTGCGCGGCGACCGCATGCACTAG
- a CDS encoding patatin-like phospholipase family protein gives MRRIYLIIILILACHPYGLYAQRPGVGLTLSGGGAKGLAHIGILQAIDSAGLKIDYVTGTSMGSIVGGLYAIGYSGDSIEYMARKLDWNALFSNQPNLTDISYEERAEYNRYMVEVPFEYGKPKLTSGVISGEQLWLELASMCWPVRDVKDFSKFSIPFKCIATDVATGEIVTLEKGEIVSCMRASMAIPSVFTTVKIDGRKLVDGGVVRNFPSITAKEMGADIVIGSSVSGGLAKADELVTPIDILYQLGFYKDAEDFRKARKVTDIYIEHDLKGYGAASFGSVDSIIELGKRKGRELYPVFKHLADSLNALYPAAPPVKNRVPVVPDVEISDILIKGLVHSDEKFFRGRLNLKPGGCYTPQKIREAVVNVYGTRFYKQITYHMNPLGYGKSQLELDVEENPLTYVKVALNYNSFTNVSAILNVTQRNFVVPNSRAYVTVAISENPRLRAEFFKYLGRKRNVGFGLGAYYENNPLNYYDNFKKIQEYRNKYAAVDIHMQYMLNRVMAVGVGSRWEYIRLKPKLSPYIEVDGNTRQLNTFFYYGLSTINRKQYPTRGAQIQFEVGRVHSQNPSFVMRSTTGGELNLDSLGFRFNNYQRGLLKMNYYFPLGRKSAFNWNIYAGMTLNYNQELVNDFFIGGITDFSRNQIPFVGLYEGEMNTSRVAATQIAFQYEAFKNVFVIPRASAAYLDTKRLAPTSFDYLTGYGITLGYSSRLGPLEGTLMYCDQAKYLKAYVNLGFHF, from the coding sequence ATGCGTCGTATTTATCTAATCATTATCCTGATTTTAGCCTGCCATCCCTATGGACTGTACGCCCAGCGCCCGGGAGTAGGCCTCACGCTGAGCGGCGGCGGCGCCAAAGGGCTGGCCCATATCGGCATCCTCCAGGCCATCGACAGCGCGGGATTAAAGATCGATTATGTGACCGGCACCAGCATGGGCAGCATCGTGGGAGGCCTCTACGCCATCGGCTACTCCGGCGACTCCATCGAGTATATGGCCCGGAAGCTCGACTGGAACGCCCTCTTCTCCAACCAGCCCAACCTCACCGATATCAGCTATGAAGAACGCGCGGAATACAACCGTTACATGGTGGAAGTGCCGTTTGAATACGGCAAGCCCAAACTGACCTCCGGCGTGATTTCCGGGGAACAGCTGTGGCTCGAGCTGGCGTCGATGTGCTGGCCCGTGCGCGACGTGAAAGATTTTTCGAAATTCAGCATTCCCTTTAAATGCATCGCCACCGATGTGGCCACGGGGGAAATCGTGACGCTCGAGAAAGGGGAGATCGTTTCGTGTATGCGCGCCAGTATGGCCATTCCTTCCGTTTTCACCACCGTGAAGATCGACGGCCGCAAGCTGGTCGACGGCGGGGTGGTGCGCAACTTCCCGTCCATCACCGCCAAGGAAATGGGTGCAGACATCGTCATCGGTTCCAGCGTAAGCGGTGGCCTGGCCAAGGCCGACGAGCTGGTTACCCCCATCGATATTCTTTACCAGCTCGGTTTTTATAAAGACGCGGAAGATTTCAGGAAAGCCCGCAAGGTGACGGATATCTACATCGAACATGATCTGAAAGGTTACGGCGCCGCCAGTTTCGGCAGCGTGGATTCCATCATCGAACTGGGCAAACGGAAAGGGCGGGAGCTGTACCCCGTGTTCAAACACCTCGCCGATTCGCTGAACGCCCTGTATCCTGCGGCGCCGCCGGTTAAAAACCGCGTGCCCGTTGTACCGGATGTCGAGATCAGCGACATTCTTATCAAGGGCCTTGTGCATTCAGACGAGAAGTTTTTCCGCGGCAGGCTCAACCTCAAGCCCGGCGGCTGTTATACGCCGCAGAAGATCAGGGAGGCCGTGGTGAACGTGTACGGCACGCGTTTCTACAAACAGATCACCTACCACATGAACCCGCTCGGCTACGGCAAAAGCCAGCTGGAACTGGACGTGGAAGAAAACCCGCTCACCTACGTGAAGGTGGCGCTGAATTACAACAGCTTCACCAATGTGAGCGCCATCCTGAACGTGACGCAGCGCAACTTCGTTGTACCCAACTCGCGCGCCTACGTGACCGTGGCCATCAGCGAAAACCCCCGCCTGCGCGCGGAGTTCTTCAAATACCTGGGCCGCAAGCGGAATGTGGGTTTCGGGCTGGGCGCCTATTACGAGAACAACCCGCTCAACTATTACGACAACTTCAAAAAAATACAGGAATACCGCAACAAATACGCGGCCGTGGACATTCACATGCAGTACATGCTCAACCGCGTGATGGCGGTGGGGGTGGGGAGCCGCTGGGAGTACATCCGCCTGAAACCCAAACTCAGCCCGTATATCGAGGTAGACGGCAACACCCGGCAGCTGAATACTTTCTTCTATTACGGCCTCAGCACCATCAACCGGAAGCAGTATCCCACGCGCGGGGCGCAAATCCAGTTCGAAGTGGGCCGGGTGCACAGCCAGAACCCCTCTTTCGTGATGCGCAGTACTACCGGCGGGGAGCTGAACCTCGACAGCCTGGGATTCCGCTTTAACAACTACCAGCGCGGCCTGCTGAAAATGAACTACTATTTTCCGCTGGGGCGCAAGTCCGCCTTCAACTGGAACATCTATGCCGGGATGACGCTCAACTACAACCAGGAGCTGGTGAACGACTTTTTCATCGGCGGCATCACCGATTTCAGCCGTAACCAGATACCGTTCGTGGGGCTTTACGAGGGCGAGATGAACACCTCCAGGGTAGCCGCCACGCAGATCGCGTTCCAGTATGAAGCGTTCAAAAATGTATTTGTGATCCCCCGCGCATCCGCCGCATACCTCGATACCAAACGGCTGGCCCCCACCAGTTTCGACTATCTCACCGGGTACGGCATTACGCTCGGCTACAGCAGCCGTTTAGGTCCTTTGGAGGGCACGCTGATGTATTGCGACCAGGCCAAATACCTGAAAGCTTACGTGAACCTCGGGTTCCACTTCTAG